Proteins from a single region of Halalkalibaculum roseum:
- a CDS encoding ABC transporter ATP-binding protein, with amino-acid sequence MNQENTSQKSDAKTLWLAIRRIFRLSKPYRLKFYVATVLAVASSAVGLSVPLGLKALLDSVFQSADADLLNLIALILFGLFVGQAFLSFGSTYWLEWVGERVVTDLRKRLYEHLQRLGFRYFSDKRLGEITSRLTNDVGSVRTALTNALPQTITVTFSLLGSIALMIMLNWRLSLIVFLTVPVVTLLTRYFGGKIRKLSRDIQDDLADSTAVAEDALGAIRIVKAFAREVYEVGRYTESVENLFQTSRKKILLTSLFWSGISVMFMTTLVIIFWYGGLEVLAGRLTTGDLVAFIFYAFSISRSISQMSRLYTDINSAVGASDRIFELLDEIPEIQDSSDAIAIDQIEGRVEFRKVWFAYEKERPVLKDISLDILAGETVAVVGPSGAGKTTLINLIPRFFDPQKGNILIDGNDIRHIKKKSLREHIAIVPQDVHLFGTSIKENIRYGKLDAADDEIRRAAADANALEFIEQIPQGLDAKVGEKGVKLSGGQRQRLAIARALLKDPGILLLDEATSSLDSESEAQVQEALERLMQNRTTFIIAHRLSTVQHSDRIIVIEQGEIVQQGSHSELLTKGGLYKQLYEMQFREENVAR; translated from the coding sequence TTGAATCAGGAAAACACATCACAAAAATCAGATGCAAAGACGCTCTGGCTTGCAATCAGGAGAATATTCAGGTTAAGTAAGCCTTACCGGCTCAAATTTTATGTGGCAACAGTGCTGGCTGTTGCCTCATCAGCAGTCGGCCTTTCAGTTCCTCTCGGTTTAAAAGCACTGCTCGATTCTGTATTTCAAAGCGCCGATGCCGATTTATTAAATCTTATAGCCCTTATCTTATTCGGTCTCTTCGTCGGGCAGGCTTTTCTCTCCTTCGGGAGCACCTATTGGTTGGAGTGGGTTGGGGAGCGTGTTGTCACCGATCTCAGAAAGAGATTGTATGAACATCTCCAACGGCTGGGTTTTCGTTATTTTTCCGATAAGCGACTGGGTGAGATAACTTCCCGGTTGACCAATGATGTGGGTTCTGTGCGCACAGCACTAACGAATGCCCTGCCCCAAACCATTACGGTGACATTTTCCCTGCTGGGATCTATCGCCCTTATGATTATGCTCAACTGGAGGCTCAGCCTCATCGTATTTCTGACCGTTCCGGTAGTTACGCTTCTTACCCGCTACTTTGGAGGCAAGATCAGAAAACTCTCAAGAGATATACAAGATGATCTTGCTGATTCTACGGCTGTAGCAGAGGATGCTCTGGGAGCCATCCGAATAGTAAAGGCCTTTGCCAGGGAAGTATATGAAGTGGGCAGATATACCGAATCGGTTGAAAATCTTTTTCAGACCTCACGAAAGAAAATCTTACTCACCAGTCTCTTTTGGTCAGGAATCAGTGTAATGTTCATGACCACATTGGTTATCATATTTTGGTACGGCGGATTGGAGGTACTTGCAGGCAGGCTGACAACCGGTGACCTGGTAGCATTTATCTTTTATGCCTTTTCGATATCCCGGTCGATTAGCCAGATGTCAAGGCTCTACACCGATATTAATTCCGCCGTTGGTGCATCCGATCGCATCTTTGAACTGCTTGATGAAATACCGGAAATTCAGGATTCTTCCGATGCTATTGCTATAGATCAGATAGAAGGAAGAGTAGAGTTCAGAAAGGTTTGGTTTGCTTACGAAAAAGAGAGACCGGTACTCAAGGATATCAGTTTGGATATTCTTGCAGGTGAGACCGTGGCAGTGGTGGGTCCGAGCGGGGCGGGAAAGACCACCTTGATCAATCTGATTCCTAGATTTTTTGACCCTCAAAAAGGCAACATATTAATTGACGGTAATGATATCCGCCATATTAAGAAGAAATCATTGCGGGAACATATCGCCATTGTCCCGCAGGATGTGCACCTGTTTGGTACTTCGATTAAGGAAAATATTAGATATGGCAAACTGGATGCCGCTGATGATGAGATCAGGCGGGCGGCAGCCGATGCAAACGCCCTGGAGTTTATCGAGCAGATTCCGCAGGGGCTGGATGCTAAGGTAGGTGAGAAAGGGGTAAAATTAAGCGGAGGTCAGCGACAGCGATTAGCCATCGCCCGGGCATTGCTGAAGGATCCCGGAATACTGCTGTTGGATGAAGCAACATCATCACTCGATTCAGAATCTGAAGCCCAGGTTCAGGAAGCACTCGAGAGACTTATGCAAAACAGAACGACGTTCATAATCGCGCATCGCCTCTCAACAGTGCAGCATTCCGACAGAATCATTGTAATCGAACAGGGAGAAATTGTTCAGCAGGGAAGTCACAGTGAGTTATTGACGAAAGGCGGTTTGTACAAACAGCTATACGAAATGCAGTTCAGAGAAGAGAATGTTGCGAGGTAG
- a CDS encoding GNAT family N-acetyltransferase — protein MNKFPELCTERLLLRDFRKSDKTALKELCGHRDIAATTLSIAHPFTLQDAEDWLEKKERDFEEGNEIAWAVCIKNTGELSGGVGLRLEPKHDSAELGYWIGKSYWGRGYATEASREVLAFAFEKLGLNRVEAHHMTGNEASGRVLNKLGMKYEGMHRHRFKKWGIYKDVKCFAILRSDRS, from the coding sequence ATGAACAAATTTCCCGAATTGTGTACAGAGCGTTTACTGCTGAGGGATTTTAGAAAATCCGATAAAACAGCTTTAAAGGAACTATGCGGGCACCGGGATATTGCAGCTACCACCTTAAGTATTGCACACCCTTTTACCCTTCAGGACGCAGAAGATTGGCTTGAAAAAAAGGAGAGGGATTTCGAGGAAGGGAATGAAATTGCTTGGGCTGTGTGCATCAAAAACACAGGGGAACTTTCAGGTGGAGTTGGACTTCGCCTGGAGCCAAAGCACGATTCAGCAGAGCTCGGATACTGGATAGGCAAGTCGTATTGGGGCAGAGGGTACGCTACTGAAGCGAGCAGGGAAGTTCTGGCGTTTGCCTTCGAGAAGCTGGGACTCAATCGTGTAGAAGCACATCATATGACCGGAAATGAAGCATCTGGAAGGGTGTTGAATAAACTGGGGATGAAATATGAAGGGATGCACAGACATCGCTTCAAGAAGTGGGGTATATATAAAGATGTGAAGTGTTTTGCCATTTTGCGCTCCGATAGGTCATAG
- a CDS encoding sugar phosphate isomerase/epimerase family protein — translation MARPVTLFTGQWADLSLETIAKKAASWGYDGLELACWGDHFNVQKALKDDGYCEGRKEILAEHGLEVWAVSNHLVGQAVCDLIDERHKDILPKHVWGDGDAEGVRKRAAKEMQDTARAAAKLGVKVVNGFTGSSIWSKLYSFPPNKPETVMEGFQDFASRWNPILDVFDDEGIRFGLEVHPTEIAFDISTAERAVEVLDGREAFGFNYDPSHMGYQGVDYIAFIEEFGDRIYHAHMKDVWWSDESRRSGVFGGHLDFGHKDRFWDFVSVGRGNIDFERVIRSLNRIEYSGPLSVEWEDSGMDREFGAEESCAYVKSIDFPPSSAAFDSAFSEND, via the coding sequence ATGGCACGTCCCGTTACTCTCTTTACCGGTCAGTGGGCCGACCTTTCACTGGAAACAATCGCAAAAAAAGCTGCTTCGTGGGGCTATGATGGACTTGAACTTGCCTGCTGGGGTGACCACTTCAATGTACAGAAAGCCCTCAAGGATGATGGCTACTGTGAGGGAAGAAAAGAGATCCTTGCCGAACATGGATTGGAAGTCTGGGCTGTCAGTAACCACCTTGTAGGTCAGGCAGTATGCGATCTGATCGATGAGCGTCATAAAGATATCCTTCCGAAGCACGTTTGGGGTGACGGTGATGCTGAGGGTGTGCGTAAACGGGCAGCAAAGGAGATGCAGGATACGGCAAGGGCAGCTGCCAAGCTGGGTGTGAAAGTTGTGAACGGTTTTACAGGCAGTTCCATATGGTCTAAGCTGTATTCTTTCCCGCCCAATAAACCGGAAACTGTTATGGAGGGATTTCAGGATTTTGCATCTCGCTGGAATCCTATTCTGGATGTTTTTGATGATGAGGGAATTCGATTCGGCTTGGAAGTCCATCCTACCGAAATAGCCTTCGACATTTCAACTGCCGAGAGAGCCGTTGAAGTGCTGGACGGCAGGGAAGCTTTCGGCTTTAACTACGACCCAAGCCATATGGGTTACCAGGGAGTGGATTATATTGCGTTCATAGAAGAATTCGGTGATCGTATTTATCATGCCCACATGAAGGATGTATGGTGGTCGGATGAGTCCCGCAGGTCCGGTGTGTTTGGAGGTCATCTCGACTTCGGCCATAAGGATCGATTCTGGGATTTTGTCTCCGTCGGTCGAGGGAATATTGATTTTGAACGCGTCATTCGGTCGTTGAATCGTATTGAATATTCAGGTCCGCTGTCTGTAGAATGGGAAGACAGTGGTATGGACCGCGAATTCGGTGCAGAGGAGTCATGTGCATATGTGAAGAGTATTGATTTTCCTCCTTCTTCAGCCGCTTTTGATTCGGCTTTTTCTGAAAATGATTAA
- the proS gene encoding proline--tRNA ligase, with product MAKKITDRSEDYSQWYQDVIREAKLADHSPVRGCMVIRPNGYALWENMKEALDGMFKETGHENAYFPLFIPKSFLSKEAQHVEGFAKECAVVTHSRLKSVDDGVEVDPDSRLEEELIVRPTSETIIWDAYRNWIQSYRDLPILINQWANVVRWEMRTRLFLRTMEFLWQEGHTAHATKEEAVEETERMLEVYRTFAEEYMAMPVKTGVKTESERFAGAVETYCIETLLQDNKALQAGTSHFLGQNFAKAFDVKFQSSEGSHEYVWATSWGVSTRLVGGLIMTHSDDQGLVIPPRLAPTQVVIVPIWKSDEQQENVLEYCDTIIEELKELDIRVKLDDRENYNPGWKFAEHEASGIPLRIAVGPRDLENHNVELARRDTLEKNIVDRDGLGERIEKTLKQIQIDLYDSAKKRIDENTHTVDSYEEFKEVIDEKGGFIYAHWDGSSETEEKIKDETKATIRCIPLNEGEEGKCMVTGKPSRQKVLFARSY from the coding sequence ATGGCAAAAAAGATTACCGATCGTTCAGAAGATTATTCTCAATGGTACCAGGATGTAATTCGCGAGGCAAAACTGGCGGATCATTCTCCGGTACGAGGCTGCATGGTAATCCGTCCGAATGGCTATGCTCTCTGGGAAAACATGAAAGAGGCCCTTGACGGAATGTTCAAGGAAACCGGCCACGAAAATGCCTATTTCCCCCTGTTCATTCCGAAATCCTTTTTATCCAAGGAGGCCCAGCACGTGGAAGGCTTCGCTAAGGAGTGTGCGGTTGTGACACACAGCCGACTAAAAAGCGTCGATGATGGTGTCGAAGTCGATCCCGATTCACGTCTAGAAGAGGAATTGATTGTACGTCCGACTTCCGAGACTATTATCTGGGATGCCTACCGAAACTGGATCCAGTCGTATCGCGACCTGCCCATCTTGATCAACCAGTGGGCCAACGTCGTTCGCTGGGAGATGAGAACCCGGCTCTTTCTGAGAACCATGGAGTTCTTATGGCAGGAAGGGCATACGGCTCATGCTACCAAGGAAGAGGCCGTTGAGGAGACCGAACGCATGCTGGAAGTGTACCGCACCTTTGCGGAAGAGTATATGGCCATGCCCGTTAAGACCGGGGTTAAAACAGAATCGGAACGCTTCGCCGGAGCCGTGGAGACCTACTGTATAGAAACTTTGCTACAAGACAATAAGGCCCTGCAGGCAGGAACTTCCCATTTCCTTGGCCAGAACTTTGCCAAAGCTTTTGATGTAAAATTCCAGAGCTCGGAAGGTTCGCACGAATATGTCTGGGCAACTAGCTGGGGTGTTTCCACTCGGCTGGTAGGAGGATTAATCATGACGCACTCCGATGATCAAGGTCTGGTTATCCCTCCCCGACTGGCTCCTACACAGGTGGTCATTGTTCCTATCTGGAAGAGCGACGAACAACAGGAAAATGTACTCGAATACTGCGATACTATTATAGAAGAGCTCAAAGAGTTGGACATTCGGGTAAAACTCGATGACCGTGAGAACTACAATCCGGGCTGGAAATTTGCCGAACACGAAGCATCCGGTATTCCCCTGCGCATTGCCGTTGGCCCCAGGGATCTTGAAAATCATAATGTGGAATTGGCTCGAAGGGATACGCTGGAGAAAAACATTGTGGACCGGGATGGACTCGGTGAACGCATCGAAAAGACGCTGAAACAGATCCAGATAGATCTGTATGATTCGGCCAAGAAGCGGATTGATGAAAATACGCATACGGTTGACAGCTATGAAGAGTTCAAAGAGGTTATCGATGAGAAAGGTGGGTTCATCTATGCACACTGGGACGGAAGTTCTGAAACCGAGGAGAAGATCAAGGATGAAACCAAAGCCACCATCCGTTGCATCCCACTCAATGAAGGGGAAGAAGGCAAATGTATGGTAACCGGTAAGCCTTCCAGGCAGAAAGTGCTCTTTGCACGTTCTTATTGA
- a CDS encoding NAD(P)H-hydrate dehydratase — MSSLIAPHSFYISTSQESQDIDARTIQEFGIESFTLMEVAGYSAFRDLIQRLQPKSHGLFFCGKGNNAGDALVVARYLLQHGFDITAVFISGTDDLSEDTRKNFQLLKRIKEANSSIGSLTIISSWNEFDLHTEADFVIDGMLGTGLDSEVRGDYNKAITWSNKEELPVYAMDIPTGLHGDTGKVMGNAISADLTYSFGTLKQGLYLNDGPGKAGEVIYCELPFPNHLKDICSAYLLDDQYVLAEPDRSPRHKYEAGVLYVVAGSEGLTGAAMLAAQSAWAEGIGAVILVCPHGNLPIYEKALPQIIKKPIGERDDYFFKEEHTEEVIATISEKKGKVLIGPGLGRNDSTIGFVQQLLETNEGDMLLDADGLWCLAQLKEWNKPKASTWILTPHPGELSNLLGRSIEDDHDRLESVKTLSTEKNVNILSKGYPVILGTPEAKAYLTSYDTRKFSRAGFGDVLAGKIGAFWSRDNSAAKSSALALLKGKHILENLLKADSSRIVEPKDFI, encoded by the coding sequence ATGAGTTCATTGATCGCTCCCCACTCTTTTTACATATCCACCTCACAAGAGAGTCAGGATATTGATGCCCGAACCATTCAGGAATTCGGCATTGAAAGCTTCACCCTTATGGAAGTTGCAGGATACAGTGCCTTTCGTGACCTGATTCAGAGACTTCAACCTAAGTCTCACGGACTGTTTTTTTGCGGGAAAGGAAATAATGCAGGGGACGCACTTGTTGTAGCAAGGTACCTGTTACAGCATGGATTTGATATAACCGCTGTTTTTATAAGCGGAACAGATGATCTCTCCGAAGACACCCGAAAGAATTTTCAGTTGCTAAAGCGTATTAAGGAAGCCAACTCCTCCATAGGTTCCCTTACAATTATCTCTTCGTGGAATGAATTTGATCTGCATACTGAGGCAGATTTCGTTATAGACGGTATGCTCGGAACCGGTCTGGATTCTGAAGTACGAGGCGATTATAACAAAGCTATCACTTGGTCGAACAAAGAAGAACTTCCGGTATATGCTATGGATATTCCGACCGGGCTTCATGGTGATACCGGAAAAGTGATGGGGAATGCCATTTCGGCCGACCTGACCTACAGCTTTGGAACGCTTAAACAGGGATTGTATCTCAATGATGGGCCGGGAAAAGCCGGCGAAGTGATATACTGCGAGCTACCATTCCCCAACCATCTAAAAGATATCTGTTCGGCTTACCTGCTGGATGATCAATATGTTCTGGCAGAACCGGACCGGTCACCCCGTCATAAATACGAAGCAGGTGTATTATATGTAGTGGCCGGATCTGAAGGTCTGACGGGAGCGGCCATGCTGGCGGCTCAAAGTGCATGGGCCGAGGGAATAGGGGCAGTTATTTTGGTTTGCCCGCATGGGAATTTACCGATCTATGAAAAAGCCCTCCCGCAAATCATCAAAAAACCTATAGGAGAAAGAGACGATTATTTTTTCAAAGAGGAACACACTGAAGAAGTGATAGCAACCATCAGTGAAAAGAAAGGGAAAGTACTGATAGGTCCGGGATTGGGACGTAACGACAGTACTATAGGATTTGTGCAACAGCTTCTGGAAACCAATGAGGGCGACATGCTTCTCGATGCCGACGGACTCTGGTGCCTCGCGCAGCTTAAGGAATGGAATAAACCCAAAGCTTCTACCTGGATACTGACCCCGCATCCGGGAGAACTCTCCAATTTACTCGGCAGAAGCATAGAAGATGATCATGACCGCCTGGAATCAGTAAAAACGTTGAGTACCGAAAAGAATGTCAATATCTTATCTAAAGGTTACCCGGTAATTTTGGGAACTCCGGAAGCTAAAGCCTATTTAACCTCCTACGATACCCGCAAATTTTCCAGGGCCGGATTTGGCGATGTGCTGGCAGGTAAAATTGGTGCCTTCTGGTCACGAGATAACAGTGCTGCTAAAAGTTCGGCTTTGGCATTATTGAAAGGAAAGCATATACTTGAAAACCTTTTAAAAGCAGATTCATCTCGTATTGTGGAGCCTAAAGACTTTATATGA
- a CDS encoding VanZ family protein: MKESPIDYFLRSKYLIPGLFILVTLIMLFLTLVPMGTLGSSAIWGYDKLGHFLLFASWTFLLGAFLYVRNSNKLNLFTIFFIGVTFGILIEVFQYMLPFQRSAEFFDVAFDSLGALAGVLSLKKILPDSDD, translated from the coding sequence ATGAAAGAATCACCGATCGACTATTTCTTGAGGAGTAAATACCTGATCCCGGGTCTTTTTATTCTTGTTACTTTAATCATGCTCTTTCTTACCCTGGTGCCAATGGGTACGCTGGGGTCCAGTGCTATTTGGGGATATGATAAACTCGGCCACTTTCTACTTTTTGCATCCTGGACTTTTTTACTGGGCGCCTTTCTCTATGTGAGAAACTCCAATAAACTAAATCTGTTCACCATCTTTTTTATCGGGGTTACCTTCGGAATATTAATAGAAGTCTTCCAGTACATGCTACCCTTTCAAAGAAGCGCCGAATTTTTTGACGTCGCATTCGACAGCCTGGGAGCCCTGGCAGGAGTTTTAAGCTTAAAAAAAATACTTCCCGACTCCGATGATTAG
- a CDS encoding energy transducer TonB yields the protein MNNRKKSTADLKKYYTVFLELGLIAALLIFIAAAKVNLQTEKSDVDLTSEQEVVEMEEIVQTKQIEKPPPPPRPPVPVEVPNDEVIEDQVINIDAELTFDNPLELPPPPKGDDDGDEDFFVVVENMPELIGGLAALQKNIRYPEMARKAGIEGRVIVQFIVNEQGEVENPRVIRGIGGGCDEEALRAVSNALFKPGRQRGNPVRVQYSLPVIFKLQN from the coding sequence ATGAACAACAGAAAAAAATCAACGGCTGATCTCAAAAAGTACTACACGGTCTTTTTGGAGCTGGGGTTGATCGCTGCACTTCTGATTTTTATAGCAGCAGCAAAGGTCAATTTGCAGACGGAGAAATCGGATGTAGACCTAACCAGTGAACAGGAAGTAGTAGAAATGGAAGAGATTGTCCAAACCAAACAGATTGAGAAACCTCCGCCCCCTCCGCGTCCACCGGTACCTGTTGAGGTACCCAATGACGAAGTAATTGAGGATCAGGTTATCAATATTGACGCTGAATTAACTTTTGATAATCCTCTTGAATTACCCCCGCCTCCTAAGGGCGATGACGATGGTGATGAAGATTTCTTCGTAGTAGTGGAAAATATGCCTGAGCTGATTGGTGGTTTGGCAGCACTTCAGAAAAATATCCGTTATCCCGAAATGGCCCGAAAAGCGGGTATTGAAGGACGGGTAATCGTACAGTTTATTGTCAATGAGCAGGGTGAAGTTGAAAACCCACGAGTGATACGGGGCATCGGCGGTGGCTGTGATGAGGAAGCCCTCCGGGCGGTGAGCAATGCCCTCTTTAAACCGGGACGTCAGCGCGGTAATCCCGTGAGGGTTCAATACAGCTTGCCGGTAATTTTTAAATTGCAAAACTAG
- a CDS encoding energy transducer TonB, protein MKSNRKKPKADLRKYYTVFLELGMVVVLIIFIVAMKVDLRTEAENADLTEEQAVVEMEEIQRTEQQEKPPPPPRPQVPVEVPNDEIVEDQEINLDAEINLDEPLDMPPPPEEEEEEEDFFVVVENMPELIGGMRELQGCVNYPEMARKAGIEGRVIVQFVVNTEGNVEDPRVIRGIGGGADDEALRCVRQAKFKPGRQRGQPVRVQYSLPVIFKLQN, encoded by the coding sequence ATGAAGAGTAACCGAAAGAAACCTAAAGCAGATTTAAGAAAGTACTACACAGTCTTTCTTGAGCTGGGCATGGTCGTGGTTCTGATCATTTTCATCGTAGCGATGAAAGTTGATTTGAGAACGGAAGCCGAAAATGCCGATCTCACGGAAGAACAGGCAGTAGTAGAGATGGAGGAAATTCAACGAACCGAGCAGCAGGAAAAGCCACCACCCCCTCCTCGTCCGCAGGTACCGGTAGAAGTGCCTAATGACGAGATTGTGGAAGATCAAGAGATTAATCTCGATGCCGAGATTAACCTCGACGAACCTCTCGATATGCCTCCTCCCCCCGAGGAAGAGGAAGAAGAGGAAGACTTCTTTGTGGTTGTTGAAAATATGCCTGAGCTCATCGGCGGAATGCGGGAATTGCAGGGATGTGTAAATTATCCTGAGATGGCCCGGAAAGCCGGTATTGAAGGCCGTGTCATTGTTCAGTTCGTTGTGAACACCGAAGGTAATGTGGAAGACCCCCGTGTCATCCGCGGAATAGGCGGTGGTGCTGATGATGAAGCCCTGCGCTGTGTACGTCAGGCGAAATTCAAGCCCGGACGTCAACGCGGCCAACCGGTTCGCGTGCAGTACAGCCTTCCCGTTATATTTAAGCTGCAGAACTAA
- a CDS encoding energy transducer TonB, with protein MARKAGIEGQVYVQFVVNKEGNVEDPRVTRGIGGGADDEALRCVKQSKFKPGRQRGQPVRVQYSLPVIFKLQN; from the coding sequence ATGGCCCGGAAAGCCGGTATTGAGGGACAGGTTTACGTACAGTTTGTAGTAAACAAAGAGGGTAATGTCGAGGACCCCCGCGTGACTCGTGGAATAGGAGGCGGTGCTGATGATGAAGCACTTCGCTGCGTAAAACAATCGAAATTTAAGCCCGGGCGTCAGCGAGGCCAGCCTGTTCGTGTTCAGTACAGTCTGCCGGTTATTTTCAAGCTGCAGAACTGA
- a CDS encoding energy transducer TonB produces MKNTRKKPKADLRKYYTVFLELGMVVVLIIFIVAMKVDFRTEAENTDLTEEQEVVEMGEIQRTEQQEKPPPPPRPQVPVEVPNDEIVEDQEINLDAEINLDEPLDMPPPPEEEEEEEDFFVVVENMPELIGGMKKLQGCVNYPEMARKAGIEGKVIVQFVVNAEGNVEDPRVIRGIGGGADEEALRCVKQSKFKPGRQRGQPVRVQYSLPVVFRLQN; encoded by the coding sequence ATGAAGAATACACGAAAGAAACCGAAAGCAGATCTAAGAAAATACTACACCGTGTTTCTCGAGCTGGGCATGGTTGTAGTTCTGATCATCTTCATCGTAGCAATGAAGGTGGATTTCAGAACAGAAGCCGAAAACACCGACCTCACGGAAGAACAGGAAGTAGTAGAGATGGGGGAAATTCAACGAACCGAACAGCAGGAAAAACCGCCACCCCCTCCTCGTCCACAGGTACCGGTAGAAGTACCTAATGACGAAATTGTGGAAGACCAGGAAATTAATCTTGACGCCGAGATTAATCTTGATGAACCTCTTGATATGCCTCCTCCCCCCGAGGAAGAGGAAGAAGAGGAAGACTTCTTTGTGGTCGTTGAAAATATGCCTGAACTCATCGGCGGTATGAAAAAGCTACAGGGTTGCGTCAACTATCCTGAAATGGCTCGAAAGGCCGGCATTGAAGGTAAGGTAATTGTGCAGTTCGTAGTAAACGCTGAGGGAAATGTTGAAGATCCCCGTGTCATCCGTGGTATCGGAGGCGGTGCGGACGAAGAAGCCTTGCGATGCGTAAAACAGTCAAAGTTCAAACCCGGGCGTCAGCGCGGTCAGCCTGTTCGAGTGCAATACAGCCTGCCGGTGGTCTTCAGACTACAGAATTAG
- a CDS encoding NUDIX hydrolase, translating to MIEVTAAGGVLYRNSQKDSDPEILLMFRRGVWDLPKGKLEPGESVRDCARREVSEEIGSTVPEIEGQLCDTYHEYKEDDEEIGKTTHWYAMNLQNPDQQLEPEEREGIEKLEWVPAKLAMQRVGYENLVNVIEDFLRWYETEKLM from the coding sequence ATGATAGAAGTGACGGCTGCGGGAGGAGTGCTCTACCGGAATTCCCAAAAAGATTCAGACCCGGAAATATTATTGATGTTTAGGAGGGGCGTTTGGGATCTGCCAAAGGGTAAGCTGGAACCGGGAGAGAGCGTAAGAGATTGTGCGCGTCGGGAGGTCTCAGAGGAAATCGGGAGCACGGTCCCTGAGATCGAGGGACAGCTATGTGATACCTATCATGAGTATAAGGAAGATGATGAAGAAATAGGAAAAACCACTCACTGGTATGCCATGAATCTGCAGAATCCCGACCAGCAACTGGAGCCCGAAGAAAGAGAAGGCATTGAGAAGCTTGAATGGGTGCCTGCCAAGTTAGCAATGCAGCGGGTCGGGTATGAAAATCTGGTGAATGTCATAGAAGATTTCCTGAGATGGTATGAAACTGAAAAATTGATGTGA
- a CDS encoding DUF1844 domain-containing protein, translating into MDPMNFNGDKLSGDQQEQLLFMMLIQQHQQIAMMGMGKIKNPNTDKVERELKSAKFAIDTLVMLQKFTKGNLPKELKNYLEQTLNNLRLNYAEEKKKGDEPLESDKEEE; encoded by the coding sequence ATGGATCCAATGAATTTTAACGGGGACAAGCTCTCCGGTGATCAGCAGGAACAGCTATTATTTATGATGCTGATACAGCAGCACCAACAGATAGCAATGATGGGTATGGGAAAAATTAAAAATCCCAACACCGATAAGGTAGAGCGTGAATTGAAGTCAGCAAAATTTGCTATTGATACTCTTGTAATGTTGCAGAAATTCACCAAGGGCAATCTTCCCAAAGAACTTAAAAACTACCTGGAACAGACACTGAATAACCTGCGTCTGAATTATGCCGAAGAAAAGAAAAAAGGCGATGAACCTCTTGAGTCCGACAAGGAAGAAGAGTAG